A portion of the Pagrus major chromosome 8, Pma_NU_1.0 genome contains these proteins:
- the LOC141001279 gene encoding DNA topoisomerase I, mitochondrial — protein MGREKDAKGEAKAKYKATKLKRLSDNESADAGDAIKNSAKSTKSAEKTDNGKSHKKVKTSKTERQESAGSPSESVKQEPMDDDFSAKKKGLKRKRIKDEPLEGPSHSTTTPSSKRKNKRYGQEEESDREAEKKKSKKKTEKMVKKEEGEHPVSKKPKRTKEEIEEARQLKIKKKEEEEQSRWRWWEEEKYEDGVKWKFLEHNGPYFPPDYEPLPDNVHFYYNGKKVKLSLAAEEVGLFFAQMLDHEYSTKKVFRENFFKDWRKEMTHEERLLIQDLEKCDFGEIHAMHKAKVEARKNMTKEEKLVVKEANQKIVEEYGYCLLDHHKERIGNFKIEPPGLFRGRGEHPKQGMLKKRIQPEDVIINCSKEGRIPVPPAGHHWKEVRHDNTVTWLASWTENIQGSIKYIMLNANSKLKGEKDWEKYEVARKLKTCVDHIRNQYMQDLKSKQMGTRQRAVALYFIDKLALRAGNEKEEGETADTVGCCSLRVEHITLHELLDGSECVVEFDFLGKDSIRYYNKVPVIRKVFKNLKLFLENKQPGDELFDRLNTNMLNKHLSSLMPGLTAKVFRTYNASITLQQQLKELTNKADSVAEKLLSYNRANRAVAILCNHQRAPPKTFDQSMANLQAKIDARKEQLALAKTELKQAKKEAKTKGSSDPKLQTLVERKKAAVKRCEEQLLKMEVQATDREENKQIALGTSKLNYLDPRISVAWCKNMEVLVDKIYNKSQRDKFAWAIDMTEEDFEF, from the exons ATGGGAAGAGAGAAGGACGCCAAAGGAGAagcaaaagcaaagtacaaagcGACGAAGCTGAAAAGGCTCAGTGACAATGAAAGCGCTGATGCCGGAGACGCGATCAAGAACAG TGCGAAGTCAACTAAATCTGCAGAAAAAACTGACAATGGAAAGTCTCATAAGAAg GTAAAGACATCtaagacagagagacaagagTCAGCCGGCAGTCCAAG TGAGTCGGTGAAACAAGAGCCAATGGACGATGACTTTAGTGCAAAGAAGAAAgggttgaaaaggaaaagaataaAGGATGAGCCCTTGGAGGGTCCTTCACATTCCACCACTACACCATC ctcaaagagaaaaaataagcGATATGGGCAGGAAGAAGAAAGTGACAGGGAAGCTGAGAAAAAGAAgtcaaagaagaaaacagaaaag ATGgtaaagaaagaggaaggagagcaTCCCGTCTCAAAAAAACCTAAGAGGACAAAAGAGGAGATTGAGGAGGCAAGACAGTTGAAGATcaaaaagaaggaggaggaggagcagagtcGCTGGAGATG GTGGGAGGAAGAGAAGTATGAAGATGGGGTGAAATGGAAGTTCCTCGAACATAATGGACCCTACTTCCCTCCTGACTACGAGCCTTTGCCAGACAACGTTCACTTCTACTATAATG GTAAGAAGGTGAAGCTGAGCCTTGCAGCTGAGGAGGTGGGGTTGTTCTTTGCTCAGATGTTGGACCATGAGTACAGCACCAAGAAAGTGTTCCGGGAGAACTTTTTTAAAGACTGGAGGAAG GAAATGACCCATGAAGAGAGGTTACTGATTCAAGATCttgaaaaatgtgactttggAGAGATTCATGCTATGCATAAAGCCAAGGTGGAGGCCAGGAAAAACATGACCAAAGAGGAGAAACTG GTTGTGAAAGAGGCCAACCAGAAGATCGTGGAGGAGTACGGCTATTGTCTGCTGGACCACCACAAAGAGCGCATTGGCAACTTTAAGATTGAACCTCCAGGGCTGTTCCGGGGTAGAGGCGAGCATCCCAAACAGGGTATGCTGAAGAAAAGGATCCAACCAGAGGATGTCATCATCAACTGCAGCAA AGAGGGTCGTATCCCTGTACCGCCTGCTGGTCACCACTGGAAGGAGGTTAGACACGACAACACTGTGACATGGCTGGCCAGCTGGACCGAGAACATCCAGGGCTCCATTAAATACATCATGCTCAATGCCAACTCAAAACTTAAG GGAGAGAAGGACTGGGAGAAATATGAGGTTGCTCGGAAACTGAAGACGTGTGTGGACCACATCCGTAACCAGTACATGCAGGATCTGAAATCTAAACAGATGGGAACACGGCAAAGAGCTGTGGCCCTCTACTTCATAGACAAG CTGGCACTGAGGGCTGGTaatgagaaggaggagggagagacggcAGACACGGTTGGCTGCTGCTCACTACGCGTCGAGCACATTACCCTCCACGAGCTACTGGACGGCAGTGAGTGTGTGGTGGAGTTCGACTTCCTGGGTAAAGACTCCATTCGCTACTACAACAAGGTCCCCGTCATCAGGAAG GTTTTTAAGAATCTCAAGCTGTTCCTGGAGAACAAGCAGCCTGGAGATGAACTCTTTGACCGCCTTAAT ACAAACATGCTGAACAAGCACCTGAGTTCTCTCATGCCAGGTCTGACTGCGAAGGTCTTCAGGACATACAACGCCTCCATCACTTTACAACAGCAGCTCAAAGAGCTCACAAACA AGGCAGACAGTGTGGCAGAGAAACTGCTGTCCTACAACAGGGCTAACAGAGCAGTCGCTATTCTGTGTAACCACCAGCGGGCGCCGCCAAAGACTTTTGATCAGTCTATGGCTAACCTTCAGGCCAAG ATTGATGCTCGAAAGGAACAGCTGGCGCTAGCAAAGACGGAGCTGAAACAGGCCAAGAAGGAGGCCAAGACCAAAGGCAGCTCTGACCCCAAGCTACAGAC GCTGGTGGAGCGGAAGAAGGCAGCAGTGAAGCGTTGTGAGGAGCAGCTGCTAAAGATGGAGGTACAGGCGactgacagagaagaaaacaaacagattgcACTGGGTACCTCCAAGCTCAACTACTTGGACCCACGCATTAGCGTGGCTTG GTGTAAGAACATGGAGGTACTCGTAGACAAAATCTACAACAAGAGCCAAAGGGACAAGTTTGCCTGGGCCATCGACATGACAGAGGAAGACTTTGAGTTCTAA
- the hsbp1b gene encoding heat shock factor-binding protein 1b, with translation MAETDPKSVQDLTNVVQTLLQQMQDKFQTMSDQIIGRIDEMSTRIDDLEKNIADLMTQAGVEEIEAAPEKAKEGQGS, from the exons ATGGCTGAGACGGACCCCAAGTCGGTGCAGGACCTTACCAATGTG GTCCAGACTCTGCTGCAACAGATGCAGGACAAGTTCCAGACCATGTCAGACCAGATCATCGGCAGGA TTGACGAGATGAGCACGCGAATTGATGACCTGGAGAAGAACATCGCCGATCTAATGACCCAGGCTGGTGTTGAAGAGATTGAGGCAGCACCGGAAAAAGCTAAAGAGGGTCAAGGCTCATAA